Proteins encoded by one window of Sphaerodactylus townsendi isolate TG3544 linkage group LG04, MPM_Stown_v2.3, whole genome shotgun sequence:
- the AIMP2 gene encoding aminoacyl tRNA synthase complex-interacting multifunctional protein 2 isoform X1 encodes MPMYKVRPCQGGPDSAVLADHLPACMYRVRSVHQHAQGGVNGAAATTASSSSPQDEVDPSLQALESRQEEILKRLYELKAAVDGLSKMIQTPDADFDVTNIIQADDHVPLSASAADLDALLGKDYGALKDIVINANPSLPPLSLLVLHSLLCERYKVLSAIHTHSSVKFVPEHFLKCFGEQTKKQSRHEYQLGFTLIWKDVQKPQMKFSVQTMCPIEGEGNIARFLFSLLGQKHNAVTATLIDSWVDTAIFQLKEGSSKERAAVLRSMNSALGKTPWLVGSELTVADVVAWCALQQMESTNAVPANLQKWLKSCENLAPFNSALKLLK; translated from the exons ATGCCCATGTATAAGGTGAGACCCTGTCAAGGGGGTCCCGACTCGGCTGTGCTGGCCGACCACCTCCCCGCTTGCATGTACCGGGTGCGCAGCGTGCACCAGCACGCCCAGGGCGGCGTCAACGGCGCCGCCGCCAccacagcctcctcctcctcgcctcaG GATGAGGTTGATCCGTCGCTTCAGGCCCTCGAATCCCGCCAAGAGGAGATCTTGAAACGCCTGTATGAGTTGAAAGCAGCAGTGGATGGGCTGTCGAAGATGATTCAGACACCAGACGCCGACTTTGATGTAACAAACATCATCCAGGCGGATGACCATGTACCATTAAGTGCCAGTGCAGCTGACCTGGATGCTTTACTCGGAAAG GACTACGGTGCTCTGAAGGATATTGTGATCAATGCAAACCCATCGCTACCTCCGCTGTCGTTGTTAGTCCTCCACAGCCTGCTGTGCGAGCGCTACAAGGTATTATCTGCCATTCACACGCACTCGTCCGTGAAGTTTGTGCCAGAGCACTTCCTGAAATGCTTTGGTGAGCAGACGAAGAAGCAGTCGCGTCACGAATACCAGTTGGGCTTTACGCTGATTTGGAAAGATG TACAGAAGCCCCAGATGAAATTCAGCGTTCAAACCATGTGTCCCATCGAAGGAGAAGGAAACATTGCTAGATTCTTGTTTTCTTTACTCGGGCAAAAGCACAATGCCGTGACAGCCACCCTGATAGACAGCTGGGTAGATACGGCCATCTTCCAGTTGAAAGAAGGGAGCAGCAAAGAAAGAGCCGCGGTTCTTCGATCCATGAATTCGGCCCTCGGCAAGACACCCTGGCTTGTGGGAAGTGAACTTACCGTAGCAGACGTCGTGGCCTGGTGCGCACTGCAGCAGATGGAAAGCACCAATGCCGTCCCCGCCAACCTGCAGAAATGGCTCAAGTCTTGTGAGAATCTAGCGCCTTTTAACTCCGCTCTCAAACTGCTGAAATAA
- the AIMP2 gene encoding aminoacyl tRNA synthase complex-interacting multifunctional protein 2 isoform X2, with the protein MPMYKDEVDPSLQALESRQEEILKRLYELKAAVDGLSKMIQTPDADFDVTNIIQADDHVPLSASAADLDALLGKDYGALKDIVINANPSLPPLSLLVLHSLLCERYKVLSAIHTHSSVKFVPEHFLKCFGEQTKKQSRHEYQLGFTLIWKDVQKPQMKFSVQTMCPIEGEGNIARFLFSLLGQKHNAVTATLIDSWVDTAIFQLKEGSSKERAAVLRSMNSALGKTPWLVGSELTVADVVAWCALQQMESTNAVPANLQKWLKSCENLAPFNSALKLLK; encoded by the exons ATGCCCATGTATAAG GATGAGGTTGATCCGTCGCTTCAGGCCCTCGAATCCCGCCAAGAGGAGATCTTGAAACGCCTGTATGAGTTGAAAGCAGCAGTGGATGGGCTGTCGAAGATGATTCAGACACCAGACGCCGACTTTGATGTAACAAACATCATCCAGGCGGATGACCATGTACCATTAAGTGCCAGTGCAGCTGACCTGGATGCTTTACTCGGAAAG GACTACGGTGCTCTGAAGGATATTGTGATCAATGCAAACCCATCGCTACCTCCGCTGTCGTTGTTAGTCCTCCACAGCCTGCTGTGCGAGCGCTACAAGGTATTATCTGCCATTCACACGCACTCGTCCGTGAAGTTTGTGCCAGAGCACTTCCTGAAATGCTTTGGTGAGCAGACGAAGAAGCAGTCGCGTCACGAATACCAGTTGGGCTTTACGCTGATTTGGAAAGATG TACAGAAGCCCCAGATGAAATTCAGCGTTCAAACCATGTGTCCCATCGAAGGAGAAGGAAACATTGCTAGATTCTTGTTTTCTTTACTCGGGCAAAAGCACAATGCCGTGACAGCCACCCTGATAGACAGCTGGGTAGATACGGCCATCTTCCAGTTGAAAGAAGGGAGCAGCAAAGAAAGAGCCGCGGTTCTTCGATCCATGAATTCGGCCCTCGGCAAGACACCCTGGCTTGTGGGAAGTGAACTTACCGTAGCAGACGTCGTGGCCTGGTGCGCACTGCAGCAGATGGAAAGCACCAATGCCGTCCCCGCCAACCTGCAGAAATGGCTCAAGTCTTGTGAGAATCTAGCGCCTTTTAACTCCGCTCTCAAACTGCTGAAATAA